In bacterium, the sequence AATGCATTAACAGCATCCATCACAGAAGCAGGTAATACGATATTTAACGGTTCAATGGGACTCGCGGAATCGCAAGCAGCGACAGACATAACACATTCAACATCATTCTCGGTTTATGATTCACTTGGCGTAACTCACACGGTAACAGTAAAGTTCCAGAAAGATGAAATAACATCAAATTTATGGCATTGGACTACAACTCTTGATAGAGGAACAATATTAAACGGAGGAAGCGGGGATGTAAGTTTCAATAGCGATGGCAGTTTAGCATCTTTTGGATATACAGGAGGCGTAAGTGCGTTTTCGTTCGATCCTGAAGATGGTGCTACAAATCCGGTAAATATTGATTTTAATGCAGGTACAATAAATGCATTCGACGGGATAACTCAGTTATCAGGGGCAACTACAACAATTATGTCTCACCAGAACGGTTATGCAATGGGAAGATTGTCAACCATAGCAGTAAATGGTAACGGAGAAATTACAGGTAGTTTCACAAATGGTATAACGAGAACATTAGCTGAGGTATCGCTTGCAACATTCACTAATCCTGCCGGATTAAAGAAAGCGGGTAATTCGTTATGGCAGGAGGATGTAAACTCAGGGACAGCAGTTCTTGGAAAAGCAGGAACAACTTTACCTGATACAAGCATATCCGCAGGATATCTTGAGCAATCCAATGTAGACATGGCAAATGAATTTATAGAAATGATTATCGCACAGAGGGGATTCCAAGCAAATTCAAAAACCATAGCATTGGGAGACCAAATGCTGGCAGAATTAGCGGCATTAAAACGAATATAGGAATAAGTAGAGAGCAGTAAGTTAAGGTAGAGAGTTAATTATTCCGCTTCAGGCGGATAAGAGTTAAGTCCGTCTGAAGCGGATAAGAATATGGATATAACAACGATTGCAGGCGTAGCGATAGGGTTTTACCTATTATTCACTGCTATATTGCAGGGAGGATCGGCCAAAATTTTTATTGATATTCCTGCAATAATGATTACCGGAGGCGGTACACTTGCAGCCGTGCTTATTAATTACCAATTTACGGATGTTATCAGGATACTCAAAGTTACTGCAAAAGCTTTTATACATAAACCTATTGCACCCGTAAAAACAATTAATCTTTTATTAGAGATGAGTAAAAAAGCTCGTAGAGACGGGTTTATTGCACTTGAAGAAGATTTAAAAAAAGTTGAAGATAAATTTTTAAGGGTTGCCCTCAGGTGTGTAGTTGACGGCAGCCCGCTTGACAGGACTCAGAAACTATTAGAAACAGAAGTAGAGAATTTAGAGTTAAGACATAGCAAAGGGATAGGAATATTTAAAGCCGGGGGGAAATTTGCGCCGGCTTTTGGGTTACTTGGAACGTTAATCGGGCTGGTTCAAATTGGACGAGTCGTAAACGAGCCATCTGCAATTGTTTCAAGCATAGCAGTAGCATTTGTGTCGACTTTTTACGGAGTAATACTTTCGAATTTAATTTTTCTCCCCATAGCAGGTAAATTAGATGGATTAACGCAAGAGGAGACATTAGAGAAGAGGCTTATAATAGAAGGAATTCTATCAATACAGTCCGGAGAACCGACACTTGTAATAGAAGACCAATTAATAGCATTTTTGCCTCCGGAAGAAAGAGAAAAAAGAATAAAAATAAAAATGGAAGAGGAAGAGTAAAGAAGGCAGGCACGTAAAAAATGGAAGAAAGAATATTGTCTCAGGAAGAAATTTCCACTTTGTTAAAAACCGTTCCTAAAAGTAATGAAGATACTCCTTCTAAAGAAAAAAAGATAGAAGAATACGACATCAAGAGATATGTAGGAATTACAAGGGAACATTTCCCGATATTTAAAGAAATTAATGAATATTTCGACTTTCTTTTTGAACAATCGGTTGCCACGAGAACGGGAAACTTCATCAATATGATAACTTCTGAGCCGGAAATCAGCACTCTTGGTGAATTCATTTCTTCGGCATCCAATCCCACTTATATCATTATGTTCAAACTTGACCCTGCGGTTGGCGATGTGTATATGGATATTTCGCCTTCGTTTGTACACTCGCTTGTAGATATGGAATTTGGAGGAACCGGCAGAATCAATAAAAATCCACCTGACATCACCATAATTGAACGTGCAGCTATGCCTAAAATTGCCAGAGCATTACTTGGTGAACTTGAAAAAGCATGGGGAAAATATGTTGCAGTATCTTCAAAAATAGTATCCCAGCAAACCAATCCATTAACTATAGCTCCACCGGAATCTGTAGTTCCAATTCTCAGTATTTCTTTTACCTTAACAATTGACGATATTCCTATGTCTCTACGAATTGCTTATTCTTCGGAAATCGCAAGGGCTCTTGCTGCCGAGGTTATAACTCACGAGCGTGTAACGAGAAAAACAGCCAATGCTGAGCTCCAGGAAAAAATCAAGCAGATATTAATGCATGCAAGAGTAAATGTTTATGCTGAGCTTGGACGTTCAGGCATTTTTGTTTCTGATTTATTAGAATTGAAAGCAGGTGATATAATCCCTTTAAACCTTCATACAGACAGTGAAATAATTGTTTACGTGGAAGATAAAAAGAAGTGGTTTGCCAAAGCAGGCGTTTATAAAATGAGAATGGCATCTAAAATTACGCGTCCATACAAAAGGAGGTAAAAAAATGTGTCCAAAAGAAGATAATGTTCAGGAAGATAAACTTGCCGTATCGCCGGAAAAGAAAGTAACTGCGAAAAAGGCAAAGTTTGAAGAAGTTACCCCTGAAGAGAATATGCCCCCCAAAGTATCTAACATTGAGGGCATTTTAGACGTTCCGATGGAAGTTTCCGTAAGACTTGGGAAAACAACTCTTTCCATACAGGAACTTTTGAATACCGGGCCCGGTTCAATTGTAGAACTGGATAGTATTGCTGGTGGAACAGTAGATATTCTTATTAACAACAGAATATTCGCCAGGGGTGAAATTATAGTTATTGAAGAAAGATTTGGAGTTCGTATAACAGCTCTTATAAACCCGGAAGAAAGAATTCAACAATTGGGAAAACAAGCATGATAAAAACGAGAAGTGAGAGAAAAAGATGAATAACTTAATATTTTTTTTATTAAACCAGTCCGCCTCAGGCGGAACTGACAGGCAAATGATAAGCGATTCTTCTGCTGCACCCGTATATAAAACTTTACTTGTCCCGACAAATGCAGCAGGTTCATTTTCCAGCATGATTTTTAGAGCCATTGGGAGTCTTATTGTTGTAATTGCCATAATGTTTGTAATTATATGGCTTCTGCGTAAATTTTCCAGCAAAAATGGATTATTGGGAAAAAGTGGGGGCGAAAAAATTATTAATGTAATTGCTAAATCCGCACTTAACTCAAAGCAGGCTATTTATGTAGTTGAGGTTCCGGAACGGATACTTATATTAGGAGTAAGCGGCGACAATATAAATATATTATCAGAAATAAAAGAGCCCTCTACAATAAAATCTCTTAAAGAAGGCTCAAAAGAAGGTATATTTGCCCAATACTTAAAGGGATTTACTTTAAGAGGCAGATCCGCTCCCAATGTGAAAAACAATGCATCGCAGTTGACCGATAAAGAGGCAACATCAGACAGAAGGGATAAACGTGGGTCCGGGTTATTGGGATAAAAATGAAGAAACTACTATTAAAAATACAGAACAAGATTCTTTCCTATCCTCATTATCCGTATATATTAACACCTGTTTTATTTATTTTTTTACTGTTCATAGCACAACCGCTTTTAGCGGCGAAAACGGTTAGTTTTGATACGCTAACTCCACCAATACAAATTGCGATAGCATTAACGCTTATCCCGTTGATTCCTTTTTTACTTTTAACACTCACTTCTTTCACTCGCATAATCATTGTTTTTTCAATGCTTAGAAACGCATTAACGACTCGTTCAGTTCCTCCGAACCAGGTATTAATAGCGCTTGCATTATTTATGACTTTTTACATAATGAGACCTACTTTTGAAACAATATATAACGATGCGATTAGTCCTTATATTAACAAAGACATCTCTTCGAAAGAAGCAATAGAGAAAGGTATCGCACCTCTCCGCACTTTTATGTTAAAGCAGGTGAGGGAAGAGGATTTAGCTTTATTCGTTCATTTTTCGGAAGGGAAGAAGCCAACAACCGTAGCCGAAATTCCATTTACTACAATTATGCCGGCTTTTATTACTTCCGAATTAAGAATTTCATTTGAAATGGGATTTTTAATATACTTACCTTTTTTAATCATAGATTTAGTTTTAGCATCAATATTATTATCTATGGGGATGTTTATGGTTCCGCCTATGATGATTTCAGCACCTTTAAAATTATTATTATTCATTCTTGTTAACGGTTGGGATTTAATCGTAAAATCTTTAATTACGAGTTTTAGATAACTATGGATCAAGGAATGGCAATTTCTATTTTTAAGGATACTTTAATAACAACGCTTGTTTTATCTTTACCAATGTTGCTTGCAGGATTGGTAATAGGCGTTCTTATATCTATTTTTCAGGCTGTTACTGCAATAAAAGAAATGACATTATCTTTTGTACCTAAGATTCTGGCAGTGGGCGCCGTAATGTATTTTACTTTACCGTGGATGCTAACAAAGATGGTAGAATTTACAGCAAGAATGTTTGCCCAGATGGAACATCTAGTTAAATAACTATGATACTAGAGCTAACTCTTATGAAAGGCATTTTTATATTTTTCAGGACTCTTGGAGTTATTATTACTTCTCCTATTCTTGGCGATAGGGGTTTTCCTGCCACTGCAAAAATAGCGCTTGCCCTATCAATTGCTTTTTTACTTACGCCGGTTCTCAATATAGAAGTGCCGAATCCTGATTCTATTATTACATTAATTCTTATTATCTCAAGAGAAATATTAATAGGCGTAGCTATTGGTTCGGTAGTACTTTTCATTTTTATGGGCGTGCAATTAGCAGGTTCCATTATGGGTTTCCAGATGGGAATGTGGTTAGCCGAAATGGTTGATCCTACTTTTGGGATAGAGATACCTGTTATTGCTCAATTTAATTATTTATTTGCCATTATGATTTTTATTTGTGTAAACGGGCATCTTATCGTTTTAAACGCGGTAAGGCAAACTTTCAAATTGCTACCTCTCGGGACTTTTTCGTTAAGCAATTCTTTTATGGAACAATTTGTTGCGACGGGAAGCAGCATTTTTAGAGTAGGTTTTGAAATAGGGGCACCGATTATTGGTGTTTTGTTATTAATCTCTATTGCCCTTGGTCTTATTTCCCGTGCTATTCCTGAATTTGACGTTCTTATGGCTTCAATTCCACTTACCATTGGCGTCGGGTTATGGCTTATGGCAGCATCTCTACCTTACATAGCCGTAACCGTTATAAAGATGATTAATAAATTAGAACCAACCATATATAATCTATTCAGACCTTAAAATATGAAAAGCATAACGATTAATAAAGAGTCCGGAGTTAAATATTGGACAAACAATTATCCCGTCAGGACGGGAATGAAGGAAACAAATTATGGACGAAGATAGGACACTGCCGGCGACCGGGATGCGTCGCGGGAAAGAAAGACAAAAAGGAAATGTCCCCAGAAGCTCAGAAGCGAGTACTGTTTTGCTTTTAATAGTTAGCTTATTTTTATTTCCTGTTATTGGAGGAAAACTTGCAGGTGGTATTACTAACATAACGAAATATTTTTTCGGTAGTGGGATGCTTATGTCTATCAATGAAAAAACTACTTTATCTATAATTGCTTTTTCCATTAAGAATTTATTACCTTTCCTTATTCCTTTTTTTGCCATTCTTATTGTCGTTGATATCCTTGGTTCTATTATTCTTGGTGGATGGGTATATGCACCTGAAGCGCTTGCTGTTAAGTGGGGAGCCATAAATCCAGCACAGGGAGCCAAAAACTTATTTAGCCCAAGTGCTTACTTTACTTTACTTAAGTCTCTGTTAAAATTAACTCTCATTGGAACCGTTATTTTTGTTGGGATAAAAGGAATCATAGCTCCAATGTTAGCGCTTACTAATTCTTCTGCTGAAGCCCAGTCAAGTTTTTTAGTTGCAACTATATTCAAGTTACTTCTTAATACTATTCTTGTATTTTTAGTTATCGCAGTATCAGATTATATTTTCCAGAAATGGACTTATGAAAAAAGTATACGGATGACTTCCCAGGAAGTAAAAGAGGAGACAAGACAAACAGAAGGGCCTCCTGAGATCAGAAGCAGGATTAGAGCAAAGCAACGAGAGTTATCAAGACGAAGAATGATGCGAGAGGTTCCAAAGGCAACCGTTATTATAACAAACCCAACAGAACTTGCCATTGCCATAAGATATGAACAGCCTAAAGATTCGGCACCGGTTATAGTTGCAAAAGGAGGCGGAGATGTAGCCAAGAAAATCAGAGAAATTGCAAACAAACATAACATTCCTATTGTTGAAAACAAGCCTCTTGCGAGGTTATTATTTACTACCTGTGATATAGACGATCAAATTCCGGTTAAATTATACCAGGCAGTTGCTGAAATTATAGCTTATGTCTACAAATTAAAAAATGTAACATCCCGCTATGGCGGTGATAAAATCAGTGCATCTTAGGCAAATAAATATGATTATAAGAGGAAATTTATAAATAAGTTATGAATAATCTTTTTACAGAAAGACTTGCAAGACAAGGGACAATTATAGTTGCGGTTGGTGTTCTTAGTATTATAGCCATTCTTATCGTCCCGCTTCCCACGCCTATTATTGACATTTTCATAATCTTCAACATTGCTTTTTCTCTTTTGCTTATCGTATCAACTATGTATATCCATAAGCCTCTGGACATTGCTTCCTTCCCTTCTATTTTACTTCTCACCACACTTTTAAGGCTTGGTTTAAACGTGGCAGTTACCCGTTCTATTCTTTTGAAAGCAGATGGAGGCAAGGTTATATATGCTTTCGGAAATTTCGTTGTAGGAGGAAATTATATCGTCGGGGTAGTAATTTTTATCATTATAATCATTATTCAATTTATCGTAATTACACAAGGCGCCACAAGAATCGCTGAAGTTGCAGCAAGATTCACATTAGACGGTATGCCCGGGAAGCAAATGGCTATAGATGCAGATCTGAATACCGGTTTAATTACCGAAGCCGAAGCAAAAGATAGAAGGCTTGAGATCCGCAGGGAAACCGACTTTTACGGAGCTATGGACGGAGCATCAAAATTTATTAGAGGAGATGCCGTTGCAGGTTTACTCATTACGGCAATTAACATTATAGGTGGTTTATGTATAGGGGTATTTCAAAGACATATGCCTGCTCAATCAGCCCTCTCCATTTATACTATTCTTACTATCGGGGATGGACTTGTTGCTCAAATACCTGCTATTATAATCGCGACTGCATCGGGTATTCTTGTAACAAGAATGGCATCCGAATCTGATCTTGGCAGGGATATAATTTCTCAAATGCTTGTTAATTCCAAAGTTTTATTTATTGTATCGGGGGCTTTATTTGTTTGTGCGATTGTGCCCGGTTTTCCTTTTTTCCCATTCTTTCTCCTCTCCGCTCTTATTGGCGGAATTGGTTATTTAATTAAAAGAAGTACAAGTGCAGATGCACCAATAAAACCAACACCATCAACCGGTGGAGCAGAAGAAGTAGAAGACTGGAACAAAACATTACGAATTGACCCGATTGAAATAGAGCTTGGTTATGGCAATATTGATCTTGTTAATAAAGAAAAGGGAGGGGATTTACTTGACAGGGTTGGTCTTTTACGGAAAAGAATCGCCTCTGAACTGGGGTTTGTCGTTCCTCCTGTACGTATTAGAGACAATCTTGAACTTCAACCCGAAGAATATGTCATTAAAGTAAAAGGAACTGAAATTGCCAAAGGCAAGGTATTTTTACAAGGCTTGCTTGCAATGAACCCGGGTTCTGCGAAACAGAAATTAGATGAGGACGAAACAACAGAGCCGGTATTTAATTTGCCCGCTTACTGGATTACACGGAAGGAAAGGAACAGGGCTGAAGCACTGGGATACACGATAGTTGAACCTTCGGTTGTAGTTACAACACATCTCCAGGAAACCATAAAATCATACGCCAACGAGCTTCTTGGCAGACAGGAAACTCAAGTAATCATTGACCGGGCAAAAGAAACACATCCGGCAGTTGTAAATGAACTTATTCCTAACATTATGAAAATCGGCGATATCCAGAAAGTCTTACAAAATCTACTTGCGGAAAGGATATCTATCCGTGACACAGTTACGATTTTAGAGGCGCTTGCAGATTATGCTCCGGTGACTAAAGATATTGACCAGCTCACCGAATTTACCCGTCAAGCACTCAAACGCAATATTTCTCAACAATATAAAGACGCCAACGGCAAAATCAATTGTGTTTCAATAGAGCCCAGATTTGAGCAACTTATCTTAGATTCAATAGAAAAGAACCACACGGATTCAGGTTTTTCCATAGAGCCAAAGCTTGCCCAATCATTATTTATTGAAATATCGAAATGGATAGAGAAGCTTGCTTTACAAAACTACCAGCCAATAATTATCTCTTCACCAAGATTACGGAATTATTTAAGAAAACTTATAACGCCTATTTTTCCAAATCTCGTGGTTTTATCTTTCTCTGAGCTTGATTCGAGAATCCCGATAAACTCATTAGGAGAAATTAAATCCGCTTTAAGCGGAGAGGTGACAGCTTGAAAAAACATAAGGCAAAAAGTATTAAAGAGACAAGAGGAGATTTGATAAGAAACTCTAAAAAACAGACAAGAGCTTCTACACCAAATCTCGTGGTTTTATCTTTCTCTGAGCTTGATTCGAGAATCCCGATAAACTCATTAGGAGAAATTAAATCCGCTTTAAGCGGAGAGGTGACAGCTTGAACATAAAAAAATATAGAGCAAACAGTATTAAAGAAGGAATTGAAATGGTCAAACAAGACCTTGGTCCGGATGCAGTTATACTTGCCACAAACAGAATAGATGACACGGAAGAGATAGAAATGCTTGCGGCTACAGATTTACCCGGAACAAAAACAGATACGAGCAACTCAGGAAAAAACACATATATAACCGGGCAAGATAATCCCAACGGAACATCCCGTTCCAACGGTGATTACGCACTTAATACTGACACTCCTTCAAAATTTGCAGGTTCTTCACCTGATTATGGAACATCCCGCTATAACGGGAATCGTCAGGCTGGGAAAAACGTACCTGACAGCGGGCAGTTATCTAACGTTGAGTCCCAATTATCCGAGCTTAAGAGTCAAATCCATTTATTTGGGAAGCAAGTATCAGACTTGTCTTCTCTTATCCAATGTTCTGAGACTGTAAATTTCCCACCCCTCTTTAATAAATTAGTTGGTTCAGGCATTCAAGCAGACACCGCCTCAATTATTACCAATTTAATTAACAGCAAGCTAATTATCGACAAGACAGGGGGGATTTCTTCCTCCGAAGAAAACATTAAAACATTCCTTTCGTCTTTAATTTCTACTTCTCCTATATCCATAAAGCCTGTTTCAGATTCCCTTTCTACCGAGCAAAACAAACAAGGGCAAACGTCTGCACCATCACAGTCAATACCAAAGAGAGACATTCCTTATTTGATAGCATTTATTGGTCCAACCGGAACAGGGAAGACAACAACGATAGCAAAAATTGCAAGTAATTTTGCCATATATGACAAGTTGAAAGTTGCTTTAATTACTATTGATACATATAGACTTGCGGCAGTTGAGCAGCTTAATACTTTTGCTAAAATAGTAGACATTCCTATAGACGTGGTTTTTTCGGCTATGGATTTTCCGAATTCTTTGGAAAAGTTCAAAGATATGGACGTTATTTTTATAGACACAGCCGGGAGCAGTCAAAAGAACGAAAAATACATATCCGAACTTTGTACATTTTTCAATCTTATAAATCCGGATGAAATACATCTTGTTATATCGCTTACTACAAAGGCCAAGGACATTGCAGACATTATAAAAAACTACGATATTTTGTGCCCGGGTAAAATAGTTTTTACAAAATTAGACGAGACTTCGTCTTTCGGCACATTATTAGAATCGCCTTTTTTATCCAAAAAACCAATTTCATATCTAACGACAGGACAATCGATACCAGACGATATAGAACTCGCAAACAGTTCAAAGATTATATCTCATATCTGGGAATTAAAGGAAAGGTGGGAAAAATGACGGATCAGGCAAGCAAATTAAGGGAAATTGTAAACGGACCTAAAATCATTGGGTTCACGTCAGGCAAAGGAGGAGTAGGTAAAACAAATATTGCCGTAAACATAGCAGTTTGCCTTGCCAATGAAGGGCTCAACATATTATTGCTTGATGCCGACTTATCGCTTGCAAACGTAGATTTATTATTTGGGATATCCCCGGCATTTAACATAAAAGACGTAATTTTAGGAAATAAAGAGTTAAAGGACATAATAGTAAATGGTCCTTGTAATTTAAAAATAATACCTGCGGCAAGCGGTATAGAAGAGCTTGCCGATTTAGACAGCGAAAAGAGCAATAAATTCATAAAAACATTTACGGAATTAGAAAACGAATTTGATTTTATATTCATAGATACAGCCGCAGGGATATCTAAAAACGTAAGAGATTTCCTTTTAGTTTCGGATGAAGTCGTAATTATAACCACTCCGGAATTAACTTCACTTGCGGATGCTTATGCGACCATAAAAGTTGTAACTATGAACAAAAATGCGCCCAGTATAAAAATAATCGTAAACAGGGTAAAAAGCGAAAAGCAGGCAACTGATACGGTAGAGAGAATAGGGCTTTTAACATCTAAATTTTTGAAACTTGAGATAGAAAATTTTGGATTCGTATATGAAGATCCTGCAGTCGGACAAGCCGTAGAATCCCAAAGTCCTTTTATAACGTCCAAGCCATATTCCAGAGCATCAGTGTGCATTAAAAAGATTGCAAACGGGATAAAAGCATTAAAAAACAGACAGGAAGGAGCAAAAAGTTTATTTGAAAGAATATCTGATGTTTCTTCTTCGTTTGACGAGCAGGAAGAAGACAGAGCTACCCCAAAGTCATCATCAGGACAGGCAAAAAAAATCAGCAAAAAAGAACTTGCTTCTACAATATCCGCTTCTTTAGACCTATCTAAAAAAAAAAGTATTGAGATAATAGAAAAAATCCTCTTGACTATTACAGATACTCTTGGTAAGGATGAAGAAGTTAGAATACAGGGTTTTGGTTTATTTAGGAATAAGGTAAGGAAAGGGCGAAAGTATTATATACCCGGATTAAAGGGCTCTATGGAGATAAAAGAGAGTAAAATTCCACAATTTCGACCTTCCAACATTCTTATAAATAAAATCCAGAGCGATATTCCTGTTAAGATAGATTGAAGCAAATGCCGAAACACAACAACGCTATTTCTCAATATAAGGCGACTCAAAGCCCTAAGGCCAAAGAAGAGGAAATAAAAAAATGGATTCCTTTTGTTCGCTGGATAGCAAACAGGTTTGCCTTATATATACCAACTGTCATAGAAATGGAAGATGTGATATCCCAGGGTATAATAGGATTAATCAAAGCTATAGACAGTTTTGATCCGGAAAGAGGAGTAGCATTCAAAACTTATGCTTTTCATCGAATAAGAGGAGCAATACTTGATGGGTTTAGGGCTTTAGACTGGAAATCCGCGGGCACAGAAGAAAAAATAAGGACTCTTGAAATCACATATGCAAAGTTATCTGAAAAATTACACAGGATGCCAACAGAAGATGAAGTAGCGGCTGCGCTTGGAATAACAAAAGAGAAGTTTTATAAATTATTAGAAGAAACGAGAACGCCTCAATTGATTAGTTTGGATTTATCCCAGGATGAAGACGGGACAAGTTCCGAAGAGTCCATTGCAAGTAAAGAACCTGGATTATTTTCCATTATTCAGGAAGAAGAAAGAAAGGAAAATCTACTTAAAATGATAAACGAGCTACCTGAGAAGTCCCGACTATTAATAACTCTTTATTATTATGAAGATTTAACTTACAAAGAAATCGCCAAAACGCTGGATTTATCGGAATCACGAGTATGTCAGTTACATACAGAAATTATTTTATACTTTAAAAAAGTGCTAAAAAAAGTTCTTTAAGGAAACGAAAATAAATATATGGTACAACCGGTAACCGATGTAAGTATGATCCCAGCGGCAACTACGCCAAATGCGCATAAAGTAAAGAAACCGGAAGAGGAACAAAAATTCGCTCATCAACTAGAACATCTCGTAGTAAAAGAGGAGAAAGAATCCGATAAAGCAAAAAAAGTAGGCGAAGACGAAAAGCAGGAAGCAGAGGCAAAAAAGAAGAAAAAGGGCAACCAGAATCCATCCAATGAAGACCAAAACTTATCTACCAACAACCAGGAAGGCCAGGAAGGAGAGGAAAAAAATGAAAAAGGACAAATCATTGATATCAGCGCATAAATTCATTAATCTGTCTATATATTTTTATGTGTTAATCGGGCTACTAATTATGGCATCCACCGCCACAGCGGGAGCAGCTAAGCCCAATCAAAAATTAGACACACTAATTATAGAAAAACAAATCATAGAAACACGTCTAAAAAAGTACGTAATTGATACTACAAAAGGCATAGGTCGGGAAGTTCAAAACATAACAAACAAAGTAAACAAAATAGAGGATCAGTTCCATTCTTACAACTCCGAGTTAAGGGAATTAAAGGAAATAAAAGCATTCCTCCCCGTTAATGATTCCGGCAAAAACACTTCGAATAGGATTGCCTATCCAGGAAATATGGAAGAAAAAATAGACAGTATTGCGGGACAGACAGAAATGTTAAACCAGAGGATGAATGATATGGGAACACAGATAGAAAGGGCAGAAAACATTGCATTAAAAAACTCAAATAATTATACTGATTATAACTTAATAAAAATATTACTTATTGTTGTTTCAATCTTTTTATTTATTATCATTGTTTTACTTGCCTCAAAAATAGGCAACCGCACCAAAAATCCGGCGACTAACCTAAAAGCAACAAAACCGGCAGCAACACCACAGTTATCAATGCCGGGACGACCCAATACCGCAGCAAACTTTACAAAAAGTGACGACATTCCATTGTATAAAAAAGTTGACCAACTCCAGACCGTGGAAAGGCCCAATCCATCTTCAGATAGACAATTCCGAGTTCAGGAACAAACAACCCAGGATACTTTAGTAAGAGCTATGAGTAAGATAGAAACCACGCTGGCTTCTATTTCGAAGGATATCAAGGGCAAAAAAATATCTCCCGCCGAGACTAAAGATTTTCATAAAAATATTTATGAATTGAGGGACGCAGGAAATACCCAGGAAGAAATAGCCAAAAAGCTTAATATAGGCAAAGGTGAAGTAGAGCTTGTTCTTAACCTGAGGAAGAAAGGATATGCAAGTCAGCAGGAAGTAGAGAGCAGGTAGCAGGCAAAGAACTTTCTCCCCCCAAAAAGGCTCTAAAATTAAGAGTAACAAGTGGATACCAAAATGAAAAATATTAGAAAAAATAATTTTTTGCAAAAACTGTTTATATGCTTATGCATATTTTTTTCAGGGTGTGGAGTCTCAATATTAGACATTCAACCTTATTCTAAAAACCCCACAAGCATTAAGAAAATAGAAACTGAGAAACGTTTTACCCTCCGTGATGTTAATGATAAAAGAGGCATGGATTCTACTGTAATTGGCTTAGTAAAGACAGGATTATTTAATACCCCAACGCCTCTTTATTCCAAGAGAAACTCTACAGAACTTGTGAAA encodes:
- a CDS encoding MotA/TolQ/ExbB proton channel family protein; the protein is MDITTIAGVAIGFYLLFTAILQGGSAKIFIDIPAIMITGGGTLAAVLINYQFTDVIRILKVTAKAFIHKPIAPVKTINLLLEMSKKARRDGFIALEEDLKKVEDKFLRVALRCVVDGSPLDRTQKLLETEVENLELRHSKGIGIFKAGGKFAPAFGLLGTLIGLVQIGRVVNEPSAIVSSIAVAFVSTFYGVILSNLIFLPIAGKLDGLTQEETLEKRLIIEGILSIQSGEPTLVIEDQLIAFLPPEEREKRIKIKMEEEE
- a CDS encoding FliM/FliN family flagellar motor switch protein, whose translation is MEERILSQEEISTLLKTVPKSNEDTPSKEKKIEEYDIKRYVGITREHFPIFKEINEYFDFLFEQSVATRTGNFINMITSEPEISTLGEFISSASNPTYIIMFKLDPAVGDVYMDISPSFVHSLVDMEFGGTGRINKNPPDITIIERAAMPKIARALLGELEKAWGKYVAVSSKIVSQQTNPLTIAPPESVVPILSISFTLTIDDIPMSLRIAYSSEIARALAAEVITHERVTRKTANAELQEKIKQILMHARVNVYAELGRSGIFVSDLLELKAGDIIPLNLHTDSEIIVYVEDKKKWFAKAGVYKMRMASKITRPYKRR
- the fliN gene encoding flagellar motor switch protein FliN yields the protein MCPKEDNVQEDKLAVSPEKKVTAKKAKFEEVTPEENMPPKVSNIEGILDVPMEVSVRLGKTTLSIQELLNTGPGSIVELDSIAGGTVDILINNRIFARGEIIVIEERFGVRITALINPEERIQQLGKQA
- the fliO gene encoding flagellar biosynthetic protein FliO, translated to MNNLIFFLLNQSASGGTDRQMISDSSAAPVYKTLLVPTNAAGSFSSMIFRAIGSLIVVIAIMFVIIWLLRKFSSKNGLLGKSGGEKIINVIAKSALNSKQAIYVVEVPERILILGVSGDNINILSEIKEPSTIKSLKEGSKEGIFAQYLKGFTLRGRSAPNVKNNASQLTDKEATSDRRDKRGSGLLG
- the fliP gene encoding flagellar type III secretion system pore protein FliP (The bacterial flagellar biogenesis protein FliP forms a type III secretion system (T3SS)-type pore required for flagellar assembly.), with protein sequence MKKLLLKIQNKILSYPHYPYILTPVLFIFLLFIAQPLLAAKTVSFDTLTPPIQIAIALTLIPLIPFLLLTLTSFTRIIIVFSMLRNALTTRSVPPNQVLIALALFMTFYIMRPTFETIYNDAISPYINKDISSKEAIEKGIAPLRTFMLKQVREEDLALFVHFSEGKKPTTVAEIPFTTIMPAFITSELRISFEMGFLIYLPFLIIDLVLASILLSMGMFMVPPMMISAPLKLLLFILVNGWDLIVKSLITSFR
- the fliQ gene encoding flagellar biosynthesis protein FliQ; its protein translation is MDQGMAISIFKDTLITTLVLSLPMLLAGLVIGVLISIFQAVTAIKEMTLSFVPKILAVGAVMYFTLPWMLTKMVEFTARMFAQMEHLVK
- the fliR gene encoding flagellar biosynthetic protein FliR, whose amino-acid sequence is MILELTLMKGIFIFFRTLGVIITSPILGDRGFPATAKIALALSIAFLLTPVLNIEVPNPDSIITLILIISREILIGVAIGSVVLFIFMGVQLAGSIMGFQMGMWLAEMVDPTFGIEIPVIAQFNYLFAIMIFICVNGHLIVLNAVRQTFKLLPLGTFSLSNSFMEQFVATGSSIFRVGFEIGAPIIGVLLLISIALGLISRAIPEFDVLMASIPLTIGVGLWLMAASLPYIAVTVIKMINKLEPTIYNLFRP